The Pseudanabaena galeata CCNP1313 genome includes a region encoding these proteins:
- the ebsA gene encoding type IV pilus biogenesis protein EbsA, with protein sequence MAIELKAAAPQEVSIYMPYYREPNKRQALPYAISLYKQGEITGERHIEGSPAVSFMAVWRVANLPSDLALCRLTFEGDADMSYEMTLENSEFVGYLIDVVSNIRDKGYVDFPQIFYSKLFRIKLASVDGN encoded by the coding sequence ATGGCGATCGAACTTAAAGCTGCTGCTCCACAAGAAGTTTCCATCTACATGCCCTATTATCGAGAGCCAAACAAGCGTCAAGCTCTCCCCTATGCTATTTCTCTTTACAAACAAGGCGAAATTACGGGTGAACGACATATCGAAGGAAGTCCAGCCGTTTCTTTTATGGCTGTATGGCGCGTGGCAAACTTACCATCGGATCTAGCCTTATGTCGCTTGACCTTTGAGGGTGATGCTGACATGAGCTACGAAATGACATTAGAAAACTCAGAATTTGTTGGCTATTTGATAGATGTTGTCTCAAATATTCGTGACAAGGGCTATGTCGATTTCCCTCAAATCTTCTACAGCAAGTTGTTTCGGATCAAATTAGCTAGTGTGGATGGTAATTAA
- a CDS encoding zinc ribbon domain-containing protein, with the protein MAIVSCPECGRQVSDKALKCPQCAHPIANPETRDQLLPPKPLQKEPESVAAIMQEWSTQKWLKLLGISVAGTIVFITSSVLLGKGIEASREASRKKELIEEQKQLKEEVSKPTYSVNPSTNSPSTRSPEYLLAGIDKQSKDVSASELAPYTQALDQLESKCQESRMALADMSAATKEILTKKGAKATNLELLNGVYQAVQSYATPQKCAAGFALFATYVDK; encoded by the coding sequence ATGGCGATTGTTTCATGTCCCGAATGTGGTAGACAGGTTTCCGACAAAGCTCTCAAATGTCCACAGTGCGCTCATCCTATTGCAAATCCTGAAACCAGAGATCAATTATTACCGCCTAAGCCCTTACAAAAAGAGCCTGAAAGTGTTGCGGCGATAATGCAAGAGTGGTCAACGCAAAAGTGGCTAAAACTATTAGGGATATCTGTAGCAGGAACAATCGTTTTTATAACTTCAAGCGTGCTTTTGGGGAAAGGAATAGAAGCAAGTAGAGAGGCAAGTAGAAAGAAGGAATTAATAGAGGAACAGAAGCAGTTAAAAGAAGAAGTAAGTAAACCAACTTATTCAGTCAATCCTTCAACCAACAGCCCATCAACTCGTAGTCCAGAATATCTTTTAGCTGGTATAGATAAACAGTCTAAGGATGTATCAGCAAGTGAATTAGCACCATATACACAAGCATTAGATCAACTAGAGTCTAAGTGCCAAGAGTCTCGCATGGCATTAGCAGATATGTCTGCCGCAACTAAGGAGATATTGACAAAAAAAGGTGCTAAAGCAACTAACCTTGAACTTCTAAACGGTGTATATCAGGCTGTTCAATCATATGCAACCCCTCAAAAATGTGCAGCAGGGTTTGCTTTGTTTGCAACGTATGTTGATAAGTAA
- a CDS encoding glycoside hydrolase family 19 protein has translation MKQVEIWRSQAAATLAFLVPKIVGSTINDKDGLVDDLVRVLNNLPARPETRQPYAGILPAADLPTWRSRAALTLQSSVPKIPDVEGSVFDGAIDDLIRFLRNLPARPTGRSPYAGLFPAADLATWRKQAAQTLVAAIGRITDPKHNSADGRIDDLIRVMSGLTLRPILRKPYEGLYQAPNLTEHRKLAARRLDQLITGLKDDFNPKDVLVDSTIRILNNLPPRRLDQEPYEGLYPRSTATSLATTSGLITQAQLSAIAPYARRDRLEKLLPHLNNTMQRYAITTPLRKAHFLAQLGHESDGFNTNEEYASGAAYEGRRDLGNTQAGDGVRFKGRGLIQVTGRANYLECGRALGVDLISNPQRLADFDLACLSAGWFWDTRKLNNHADRDDVLTVTRIINGGTNGLADRRSYLSRAKRVFGI, from the coding sequence ATGAAACAAGTTGAGATTTGGCGATCGCAAGCAGCCGCAACCCTTGCTTTTTTAGTTCCCAAAATTGTCGGCAGCACGATCAATGATAAAGATGGGCTGGTGGATGATCTAGTGCGCGTGTTAAACAACTTACCCGCACGTCCAGAAACTCGACAGCCCTATGCAGGTATTTTGCCTGCGGCTGATTTACCAACATGGCGCAGTCGGGCGGCGTTAACTCTTCAATCTTCCGTGCCAAAGATTCCCGATGTTGAAGGGAGCGTTTTTGATGGGGCGATCGATGATTTGATCCGTTTTTTACGTAATTTACCCGCACGTCCAACGGGGCGATCGCCCTATGCGGGACTTTTCCCTGCGGCGGATTTGGCAACATGGCGCAAACAAGCAGCTCAGACTTTAGTAGCAGCGATCGGTAGGATCACCGATCCAAAACATAATAGTGCTGATGGTCGCATTGATGACTTGATTAGGGTGATGAGTGGCTTAACTTTGCGCCCCATCCTACGAAAACCCTATGAAGGACTTTACCAAGCACCGAATCTGACTGAGCATCGCAAATTAGCGGCGCGGCGCTTAGATCAATTGATTACTGGACTTAAAGATGATTTCAACCCCAAGGATGTACTAGTTGATAGCACGATTCGGATTCTCAATAATCTGCCCCCACGTCGTCTCGATCAAGAGCCTTATGAGGGTTTATATCCCCGATCTACCGCAACTAGTCTAGCTACAACTTCTGGTTTGATTACTCAAGCACAACTGAGTGCGATCGCCCCCTATGCCCGACGCGATCGCCTTGAGAAGCTACTGCCTCACTTGAATAACACAATGCAGCGTTACGCAATCACGACTCCTCTGCGTAAAGCGCATTTCCTCGCTCAATTGGGACATGAAAGCGATGGATTTAACACTAACGAGGAATATGCCTCTGGTGCAGCCTACGAAGGAAGAAGAGATCTTGGTAATACTCAGGCTGGCGACGGTGTGAGGTTTAAGGGGCGTGGCTTGATTCAAGTTACGGGAAGAGCCAACTATCTTGAGTGTGGTCGAGCATTGGGTGTGGATTTGATTAGTAATCCCCAACGTTTAGCGGATTTCGATCTAGCCTGTCTAAGCGCAGGTTGGTTTTGGGATACTCGCAAACTTAATAATCATGCCGATCGCGATGATGTCCTTACTGTTACCCGTATCATCAACGGCGGCACAAATGGGTTAGCCGATCGCCGATCTTATCTGTCTCGAGCTAAGAGAGTTTTTGGAATCTAA
- a CDS encoding DUF2288 domain-containing protein: MSNSRKDLEEMVDVAQWEWLSPHAARARVILVGAKLDLVDVGIALTEDNTKLVQSWIEDGWLRHPTAEELSAWNADKEREFTSLVVPPFVLARID, from the coding sequence GTGAGTAATTCAAGAAAAGATTTAGAGGAAATGGTGGATGTGGCGCAGTGGGAATGGTTGTCCCCCCATGCAGCTAGAGCTAGAGTAATTTTAGTTGGGGCAAAGCTAGATCTCGTCGATGTGGGGATTGCGCTCACTGAGGACAATACAAAGTTAGTGCAGTCATGGATCGAAGATGGTTGGCTGCGTCATCCAACTGCTGAGGAGCTTAGCGCTTGGAATGCTGATAAAGAAAGAGAGTTTACTAGTCTTGTTGTGCCACCCTTTGTTCTTGCAAGGATTGACTAA
- a CDS encoding glycosyltransferase family 2 protein produces MVTMWSIVIPTYNRLPILQKCLQAMEAQNFTQPYEIVVVDDGSTDGTVEFLQSHADEFPHVRLFLQNHEGAAIARNTGIDLAQGDTIVFIDSDLVVTPVFLSAHAKALAKASKIGDRAFTYGLVINTSNFENPSSEPLKITDISQAFFATGNVAIAKHWLIEAGKFDTSFRQYGWEDLELGVRLKKLGLKLIKCPEAVGYHWHPAFTIEQLPRLVDVEAQRGRMGVVFYQKHPTWEVKLMIQMTWLHVLLWGTLSLGGLLNERSLRPLLKWLIDQGKPQLALEIARIFLNWYNVKGVYAAYRESIN; encoded by the coding sequence ATGGTCACTATGTGGTCAATTGTTATCCCAACTTATAACCGCTTACCAATCTTGCAAAAATGTTTGCAAGCGATGGAAGCACAAAATTTTACCCAACCCTATGAGATTGTAGTGGTTGATGATGGCTCCACCGATGGCACGGTGGAATTTTTGCAAAGTCATGCTGATGAATTTCCTCACGTTCGTTTATTTCTGCAAAACCATGAAGGGGCGGCGATCGCCAGAAATACGGGCATAGATCTAGCACAGGGTGACACCATCGTATTTATTGATAGCGATCTTGTCGTTACGCCAGTATTTTTGTCAGCCCATGCTAAGGCTCTGGCAAAAGCTTCTAAAATTGGCGATCGCGCCTTTACCTATGGGCTGGTGATTAATACCAGCAATTTTGAAAATCCTTCTTCGGAGCCACTGAAAATCACTGATATTTCTCAAGCTTTTTTTGCGACGGGGAATGTGGCGATCGCTAAGCATTGGTTAATTGAGGCAGGGAAGTTTGACACTAGCTTCCGTCAGTATGGTTGGGAAGATTTAGAGCTAGGTGTGCGCCTCAAAAAATTGGGCTTAAAACTAATTAAATGTCCTGAAGCCGTTGGTTATCATTGGCATCCCGCCTTTACGATTGAGCAATTACCACGCCTTGTTGATGTCGAAGCTCAACGTGGACGCATGGGTGTTGTCTTTTATCAAAAGCATCCGACATGGGAAGTCAAATTGATGATCCAGATGACGTGGCTGCATGTACTTTTGTGGGGAACATTGTCTTTGGGTGGATTGCTAAATGAGCGATCGCTTCGTCCGCTTTTAAAATGGCTAATTGATCAAGGTAAACCCCAATTAGCCCTAGAAATAGCTAGAATTTTCTTGAATTGGTACAACGTCAAGGGCGTATACGCCGCTTATCGCGAATCCATTAATTAA
- a CDS encoding uracil-DNA glycosylase — protein MTDKEQMSLFDLTPSEVPLVELPHAEGTADAPPAKKTARSAKNATPIPAATVPVSEQFASLDALREVACSCQKCPLAPTRTNVVVERGDRNAKILIIGEAPGEQEDLSGLPFVGKSGQLLDKILESVGFDTSKDVYICNTVKCRPPNNRVPTEVETTTCKPYLLEQIRLVDPKIILLTGATSLKSILGEKLGITKVRGKWYEWEGRLVMPIFHPSYLLRNQSREQGSPKWLTWQDVKAIKAKYLEIIGTDNVIGEDEEF, from the coding sequence ATGACTGACAAAGAACAAATGAGCCTATTTGATCTGACACCATCGGAGGTTCCTTTGGTAGAGCTTCCCCACGCCGAGGGAACTGCTGATGCTCCACCTGCGAAAAAAACTGCGCGTTCTGCTAAAAATGCTACCCCCATACCTGCCGCCACAGTACCAGTAAGTGAGCAGTTTGCCAGTCTCGATGCATTGCGCGAAGTTGCTTGCAGTTGCCAAAAATGTCCACTTGCCCCAACTCGGACTAATGTGGTGGTTGAAAGAGGCGATCGCAACGCCAAAATTTTGATTATCGGTGAAGCTCCTGGGGAGCAGGAAGATCTATCAGGATTGCCCTTTGTCGGTAAATCAGGACAGCTTTTAGACAAAATCTTAGAATCCGTAGGATTTGACACGAGCAAAGATGTTTACATTTGCAATACAGTCAAATGCCGTCCGCCCAATAATCGTGTTCCTACTGAAGTAGAAACAACAACCTGTAAGCCTTACTTGCTGGAGCAAATTCGTCTCGTTGATCCTAAAATTATTTTGTTGACGGGAGCCACATCACTCAAATCAATATTGGGTGAAAAATTAGGCATTACTAAGGTGCGTGGCAAATGGTACGAGTGGGAAGGTCGGTTAGTGATGCCGATATTCCACCCCTCCTATTTATTGCGAAATCAGAGCCGCGAACAGGGCAGTCCGAAGTGGTTAACATGGCAAGATGTTAAAGCGATCAAAGCTAAGTATCTAGAAATTATCGGTACTGATAACGTAATTGGTGAAGATGAGGAGTTTTAG
- the rnc gene encoding ribonuclease III: MVTMDYDHIYKVAVIVSAKYLPSLMSSTIDPRRQRELVRLLEQMGLEQAKLEKINPAINPQGFDWLLIDQSLVHPSFSNTYNNDQLEFVGDSVLRLSVSLFLQERYGDRKVGDLAALRSHLVSDKTLAEIAGIYDLQKYVVVSNAARNDSQALRSLLADALEALMAALYINTQDLAFIRKWLDPHMQRFAEALLAIPALGNYKVALQELTQGRWKRLPEYRNVDTAANNPNNLFSVEVWFNDRCWGKGQGKSIKAAQQEAAAIALQQMSQL; this comes from the coding sequence ATGGTTACGATGGACTACGATCATATTTACAAAGTTGCTGTAATTGTATCTGCAAAGTATCTGCCAAGTCTCATGTCATCTACCATTGATCCACGTCGTCAAAGAGAATTAGTCCGTTTATTAGAACAGATGGGACTAGAACAAGCAAAACTAGAGAAAATTAATCCAGCGATTAATCCTCAAGGTTTTGATTGGCTATTGATTGATCAATCTTTGGTACATCCCAGTTTTTCCAATACCTACAACAATGATCAGTTGGAGTTTGTAGGCGATAGTGTGCTGCGGTTGTCAGTGAGTTTGTTCTTGCAAGAAAGATATGGCGATCGCAAGGTGGGTGACTTAGCGGCTCTGCGATCGCATCTTGTCAGTGACAAAACCCTCGCCGAAATCGCAGGGATTTACGATCTCCAAAAATATGTTGTGGTTTCTAATGCGGCTCGTAATGATTCGCAAGCTCTGCGATCGCTGCTAGCCGATGCCCTCGAAGCTTTAATGGCAGCCCTATACATTAATACTCAAGATTTAGCCTTCATCCGTAAATGGCTCGATCCGCATATGCAACGTTTTGCTGAGGCTTTGTTGGCAATTCCTGCACTGGGTAATTACAAGGTGGCGCTGCAAGAATTAACTCAAGGGCGCTGGAAACGTTTGCCTGAATATCGCAATGTTGACACAGCCGCTAACAATCCCAACAATCTCTTTTCTGTAGAAGTATGGTTTAACGATCGCTGCTGGGGTAAAGGACAGGGCAAAAGCATTAAAGCGGCTCAACAGGAGGCGGCGGCGATCGCATTACAACAAATGTCCCAGCTATGA
- a CDS encoding glycosyltransferase family 2 protein has translation MWLLLYGLNAYWLTAVHRPKLSLRKKLVFPQLNPAREYQVAQAATSSPSSGAIAVNNFDNFRLDKPLTNSFPSYVLAVEPPEHQAIALEDLPIVTIQLPIFNERYVSRRLVDAVCQMDYPRDRMQIQVLDDSIDDTQAILSETVQEYQNQGFWIEYVHRINRAGFKAGALQDAMPLVQGNYIAIFDADFIPSANWLKDTIRHYVENPDAKVAVVQTRWGHINSEYSLLTKLQSTGIDGHFAIEQQARSQNGYFLNFNGTAGIWNRQAIIDAGGWHADTLAEDMDLSYRAQLKGWQVVYDNNIVAPAELPVAMLAFKLQQFRWAKGSIQCAKKLIAQIWKADLSLAVKFQATMHLTGYSAHPLMLLLVLLSIPLMLLMPDQAIAMRISFESIWSVFMLPATFGPPFLYFHAQRELYPKSWQRRLGRIFLLAVLGTGISWSNSRAVFAGLSNTGANFRRTPKFDIKHKSDRWENKAYKIPLDATAAIEICLCIYSAIAAMLALSKGLYVTLPFMVLYALSYGYVGGLTLWQSWQQSRH, from the coding sequence ATGTGGCTATTACTTTATGGGCTAAATGCTTATTGGCTCACTGCTGTCCATAGGCCTAAGCTTTCTCTACGGAAAAAACTTGTTTTTCCGCAGCTTAATCCTGCGCGAGAATACCAAGTTGCTCAAGCCGCAACATCATCACCCAGTTCAGGTGCGATCGCTGTCAATAATTTTGATAACTTTCGCCTCGACAAACCTCTAACCAATAGCTTTCCTAGTTATGTTTTGGCAGTTGAGCCGCCTGAGCATCAAGCGATCGCCTTAGAAGATTTACCAATTGTCACCATCCAATTACCAATTTTTAATGAGCGCTATGTTTCTCGCCGATTGGTAGATGCAGTTTGTCAGATGGACTACCCACGCGATCGAATGCAGATTCAAGTACTTGACGACTCCATTGACGACACGCAGGCGATTCTCAGCGAAACTGTCCAAGAATACCAAAATCAGGGCTTTTGGATTGAATATGTCCATCGCATTAATCGGGCTGGCTTCAAAGCAGGCGCTTTGCAAGATGCAATGCCCCTCGTTCAGGGCAATTACATTGCTATTTTTGATGCTGATTTCATTCCCTCAGCGAACTGGCTCAAGGATACTATTCGCCATTATGTAGAGAATCCTGATGCTAAGGTTGCCGTTGTCCAAACCCGTTGGGGCCATATCAATTCTGAATATTCGTTACTTACCAAGTTGCAATCGACTGGGATTGACGGACATTTTGCGATCGAGCAGCAGGCTCGATCGCAAAATGGCTATTTTCTAAACTTCAATGGGACTGCGGGTATTTGGAATCGGCAGGCGATTATTGATGCTGGTGGTTGGCACGCTGATACTTTAGCCGAAGATATGGACTTAAGTTATCGCGCTCAACTTAAGGGCTGGCAAGTGGTTTATGACAATAATATTGTCGCGCCTGCGGAGTTACCTGTTGCTATGCTAGCCTTCAAATTGCAGCAATTTCGCTGGGCTAAGGGCAGCATTCAATGTGCAAAGAAGTTAATTGCTCAAATCTGGAAAGCCGATCTGAGTCTGGCTGTAAAATTCCAAGCCACCATGCATTTGACGGGATATTCGGCACATCCTTTAATGCTTCTCTTGGTTTTGCTCTCAATTCCCTTGATGTTGCTTATGCCTGATCAGGCGATCGCCATGCGGATTTCCTTTGAGAGCATTTGGTCAGTCTTTATGCTACCTGCCACCTTTGGTCCCCCATTTTTGTATTTCCATGCCCAGCGTGAGTTGTATCCTAAGTCTTGGCAGCGCCGCCTTGGTCGGATTTTCCTATTAGCGGTTCTCGGTACGGGTATTTCTTGGAGCAATAGCCGTGCGGTATTTGCGGGCTTATCAAATACAGGGGCAAATTTTCGCCGTACACCCAAGTTTGATATCAAACATAAGAGCGATCGCTGGGAAAATAAGGCTTATAAGATTCCCCTTGATGCCACCGCCGCTATTGAAATATGCCTATGTATTTACAGTGCGATCGCTGCCATGTTAGCTCTTAGTAAAGGACTATATGTAACTTTGCCCTTCATGGTCTTATATGCGTTGAGCTATGGCTATGTCGGCGGACTTACCCTCTGGCAATCTTGGCAACAATCCCGTCACTAA
- a CDS encoding helix-turn-helix domain-containing protein, whose product MLKELFGGKTPEQVLLYLENYEEGYGKAIADTFEISLSSVQKQLQKFEDSGLLVSRSVGKTLLYTWNPRSPFVTPVRNLLAQRLKITAPEEIKAYYRQRRRPRKADKPIGNTQNLIPS is encoded by the coding sequence ATGCTAAAAGAACTTTTTGGTGGTAAAACACCCGAACAGGTTTTGCTATATCTGGAAAATTATGAAGAAGGCTACGGCAAAGCGATCGCCGATACCTTTGAGATATCCTTGAGTTCAGTACAGAAACAACTCCAAAAATTTGAAGATTCAGGATTATTAGTTAGTCGATCAGTCGGCAAAACTCTCCTCTATACATGGAACCCGCGATCGCCTTTTGTAACCCCAGTTAGAAATCTATTAGCCCAACGACTCAAAATCACAGCACCCGAAGAAATCAAAGCCTACTATCGCCAACGCCGTCGCCCTCGTAAAGCGGATAAACCCATTGGAAATACACAAAACCTCATCCCTAGCTGA
- a CDS encoding ABC transporter substrate-binding protein → MTKRFFSTLCLALLATVTTIWIVACQPSTSVTDSKPTADTTAPVTSSGSGGVKDTLRLGAVLPATGDLSSIGAPMIKSIDFLVETVNQCGGVLGKPIAFFKEDDRTDPPAGAEAMTKLVKVDNVGAVVGAFASSVSTAALAIAVPNKVVMISPGSTSPVFTERAKKGEFNGYWYRTAPPDTYQALALANLAYKKGARKVATLVINNDYGVGFEKAFVEAFEKLGGTIVNKINPTRYDPKAATFEAEAKGAFGTKPDAVAAILYPDSGGAVIKAAFEQGLTKDVKILLTDGVKTEDFPKLIGNTPEGKLILAGAIGTVPGADGKSLDTFAKSFKEKTGQDLGAFVPHSYDAAALIAIAAEAAKDGTGDGIKSKIREVANAPGQEVSDVCEAIKLVKAGTDIDYQGASGNVDLDEYGDVKGSYDVWEVQPDGKITVIDRVSP, encoded by the coding sequence ATGACTAAAAGGTTTTTCTCTACACTCTGCCTAGCCTTGCTAGCAACAGTGACAACGATTTGGATTGTGGCTTGTCAGCCCAGTACTTCAGTTACAGACTCTAAACCCACTGCGGATACCACAGCACCCGTAACAAGTTCAGGATCTGGCGGCGTTAAAGATACTCTCCGTTTAGGTGCAGTTCTCCCTGCCACAGGTGACCTGTCATCAATTGGCGCACCGATGATCAAATCCATTGATTTTCTGGTCGAAACCGTTAATCAATGTGGCGGTGTGTTAGGCAAACCGATCGCTTTCTTTAAGGAAGACGATCGCACCGATCCACCCGCAGGTGCTGAAGCCATGACAAAACTGGTGAAAGTTGATAACGTCGGTGCGGTGGTTGGCGCATTTGCTAGTAGTGTTTCTACGGCGGCTCTAGCGATCGCGGTTCCCAACAAAGTCGTGATGATTTCCCCCGGTAGCACTAGTCCTGTCTTTACCGAACGTGCCAAAAAAGGCGAATTTAATGGCTATTGGTATCGCACCGCTCCCCCTGATACCTATCAAGCTTTAGCCCTAGCAAATCTTGCCTATAAAAAAGGTGCAAGAAAAGTTGCCACCCTCGTTATTAACAACGACTATGGCGTAGGTTTTGAAAAAGCTTTTGTCGAAGCCTTTGAAAAACTCGGCGGCACAATTGTCAACAAAATCAACCCCACTCGCTACGATCCAAAGGCTGCGACTTTTGAGGCTGAAGCTAAGGGAGCCTTTGGCACTAAACCTGATGCAGTTGCCGCAATTCTCTATCCCGATTCTGGCGGTGCGGTAATTAAAGCTGCGTTTGAACAGGGCTTAACCAAAGATGTGAAGATTTTGCTTACCGATGGTGTAAAGACTGAAGACTTTCCTAAGTTAATTGGTAATACCCCTGAAGGTAAATTAATTTTGGCAGGTGCGATCGGTACAGTTCCTGGTGCTGACGGAAAATCCCTTGACACATTTGCCAAAAGCTTCAAAGAAAAGACAGGTCAAGATTTAGGTGCTTTTGTACCTCATTCCTACGATGCGGCGGCTCTAATAGCGATCGCTGCCGAAGCTGCCAAAGATGGCACTGGTGATGGCATCAAGAGTAAAATCCGTGAAGTAGCCAATGCCCCTGGGCAAGAAGTTAGTGATGTTTGTGAAGCAATCAAGCTGGTCAAAGCTGGCACAGACATTGACTATCAAGGCGCAAGCGGCAATGTAGATCTAGATGAATATGGCGATGTTAAAGGCAGCTATGACGTATGGGAAGTCCAACCCGACGGCAAAATCACTGTAATTGATCGCGTTTCACCTTAA
- a CDS encoding Uma2 family endonuclease has product MLQTKPKTQPEIRIEQPLITWEQFKLIQRGFADARGIRLAYYEGILEIVSTSVDHELIKTIIGALLELYFLEKEIEFFPMGQANQEKAEQVSLQPDESYSFGSPKKIPDLAIEVILTSGNTEKLKKYYLLGVPEVWLWEDGVLDIYHLDTQRDRQYCKSTTSKFLPNLDMATLQRCILFTSPLEALKTFRQAFRQSL; this is encoded by the coding sequence ATGCTACAAACCAAACCTAAAACCCAACCTGAAATTAGAATTGAGCAGCCCTTAATCACATGGGAACAGTTCAAGCTGATTCAACGCGGTTTTGCTGATGCTAGAGGAATTCGGCTAGCCTATTACGAGGGAATTTTAGAGATTGTGTCTACGTCAGTCGATCATGAGCTAATTAAAACGATTATTGGCGCATTGTTGGAATTGTATTTTTTGGAAAAGGAAATTGAGTTTTTCCCAATGGGGCAAGCAAATCAAGAAAAAGCTGAACAGGTATCTTTGCAGCCCGATGAGTCCTATAGCTTTGGTAGTCCCAAAAAAATTCCCGATCTCGCCATTGAAGTAATTTTGACTAGCGGCAATACTGAGAAATTGAAGAAATATTATTTGCTTGGAGTCCCTGAAGTTTGGTTATGGGAGGATGGAGTGCTTGATATTTATCACCTAGATACTCAAAGAGATCGCCAATATTGCAAATCAACTACTAGCAAATTTTTACCAAACCTCGACATGGCAACATTGCAACGTTGTATTTTATTTACATCACCACTTGAAGCCCTGAAAACTTTTAGACAGGCTTTTCGGCAAAGTCTATGA
- a CDS encoding type II toxin-antitoxin system PemK/MazF family toxin: protein MNGQLLKCGDVVFVNLPSQNLKGHEQEGRRPAVIVGVPLENVRYPVVVVVPLTTQFGGWVDRNSALYPIIQAGTAGLPQKSVALCDQIRAVDIQRVIGYLGSLSFDQYLPIIGGVRRVLDL from the coding sequence TTGAATGGTCAGCTTCTCAAATGTGGTGATGTTGTTTTTGTTAATCTGCCGTCTCAAAATCTTAAAGGACATGAACAGGAAGGAAGAAGACCTGCTGTAATTGTTGGTGTACCGTTGGAAAATGTACGTTATCCTGTGGTGGTGGTAGTCCCATTAACTACTCAGTTCGGCGGCTGGGTAGATAGAAATTCTGCACTGTATCCAATTATTCAAGCTGGAACTGCGGGATTACCTCAGAAATCAGTTGCCTTGTGCGATCAAATAAGGGCGGTGGATATCCAGAGAGTAATTGGATATTTGGGTAGCCTAAGTTTTGATCAATATTTGCCAATTATTGGTGGAGTAAGACGGGTTTTGGATTTGTAA
- a CDS encoding esterase/lipase family protein has translation MNTPNIILAGYLAGATDYIPIAKKLQSKNLSATVVPLKWTDWIPTVGGRSIAPILEKLDQTVNQELEKSGASKVNIIAHSAGGWLSRIYLGDRPYYDKVWNARSKVAKLVCLGTPQRSLEPWSLPNLGFVNDNYPDAFYDDIEYICVAGNAVQGKKYTPKQWLAYSSYELTIGQGDVWGDGIIPIEAAYLDGAKNMAIDGVYHSPRSGKWYGSQEVVDIWAEYL, from the coding sequence ATGAATACTCCAAATATAATTCTGGCGGGATATCTTGCGGGAGCTACCGATTACATCCCGATCGCCAAAAAATTACAAAGTAAAAACTTATCGGCAACAGTCGTCCCTTTGAAATGGACGGACTGGATTCCAACGGTGGGCGGACGCTCGATCGCGCCAATTTTAGAAAAGCTTGACCAAACCGTAAATCAAGAATTAGAAAAATCAGGTGCATCGAAAGTAAATATCATTGCCCATTCCGCAGGGGGCTGGCTCTCACGCATTTATCTAGGCGATCGCCCCTATTACGACAAGGTTTGGAATGCGCGTTCTAAGGTTGCCAAACTGGTTTGTCTGGGAACTCCTCAACGAAGCCTCGAACCTTGGTCACTGCCAAATTTAGGTTTTGTCAATGACAATTATCCTGATGCTTTTTATGATGATATTGAATATATCTGTGTGGCGGGAAATGCGGTGCAGGGCAAAAAATATACACCAAAACAATGGCTTGCCTATAGTAGCTACGAACTCACGATTGGGCAAGGCGATGTCTGGGGCGATGGCATAATTCCGATTGAGGCGGCTTATTTGGATGGAGCGAAGAATATGGCGATCGATGGTGTTTATCATTCGCCGCGATCGGGTAAATGGTATGGCTCTCAAGAGGTGGTTGATATCTGGGCAGAGTATCTATAG